The sequence below is a genomic window from Thermodesulfobacteriota bacterium.
GGTGTGCGCGATGGTGTTCAGGGTTAGAATGGCGGAGAGCGAGCGGTCGATGTTGTCCTGTTTTAACCGCTTTAATTGCGCCGCCAGCTTCGGGTTCGTTTCTCTTTTCCCTTCGATATAGGTCGGCGTGATGGATAAGAGCACGGCTTCGGCTATGGAGCAGAGAAAGGAAAAGGTCAGGGCCAGCAGCACATAGACGGTTAACATCAGGACAGGCGTCATGGAATCAATCCTCTTTTATGGACTCCGGCTCGGAAGCCGGGGGAACGATATAAGGCAGATTTTGACTTTTTCCGAAGCCATCAAAATCCTCGTGAAAAAATGTTATTCCCCCTGATCAGCCTTTCGCGGGTTCACCGGGCCCGAAGGGTTTAAAAAGGACGATCAACACCGGCAGGAACGTCAGCGAGGCGAACAGGGCGAAGATCATCACCAGGCTGGTCAGCAGGCCGAAAAGAATGCTGGGGATGAAGTTGGACAAGGCCAGGATGGAAAATCCGATGGCCAGGGTGATGGTGGTATAGTACATGTCGTATCCGATGCTGGCGTGGCAGCGGTGCATGGCGGCAATATAGCTTCCATCCGTCTTGATCTCCTCCATGAACCGGCAGATATACTGAATAATATTGTCGTCGGCGATACTGACGCTGATGGAGGCGATGGTGATGGTCATCATGTCCAGGGGCAGACCGGCCCAGCCCATGAAGCCCAGGATGGCGCCGATGGAAAACAGGTTCGGGGCGATGGCGATTACCGACAGTCTCAGGGAGCGGAACAGGACGATGTACATGCACATCATGACCAGGACGGCGGTGCCCAGGGTGGAAAACTGGGAGGAAAACAGGCTCTGGAGCATGTTGTTGTACAACACCAGCATGCCCGTCAAATGAACGTTTTCGCTTTTGAGTCCCAGCCGGCCGGTCAGGTCCCGGGAAATCCGCTGGATCAGTTCATTGCGCCGCAGGTTCGGTTCCGAATCTTTAATGCGCACGGAAAAGCGGACCTCGTTGTTGGGGATGGACACATAGGGCGTCAGGACCATGCCGCGGAATTCTTCCGGCAGCTTGGTGTATAGCAGGGACAGGGTGAAGTTGTCCAGGGGCTTGCCTTCATTGAATTTACGGGCGATCTTCATCATCGTTCCCAGGGACAGCACCTTGCCGATTTCCGGAACGCTTTCCAGGTAATCGTGGATTTTCAGGACCTCTTCCATTTTGGCGGCGGTGAACCAGTACTTGTCGTCTTTGCCGGCGTCATCGAACTCTTCAAAATCCTCAAAGGCGTCGTCCGATTCAACTGCAGCTAATTCCTGATCCGTCTTTTCCGCGCCGGCTTTACCCGGTTCTTCCGTGGTTTCCAGTTTGACGATGATATCCAGCGGCGTGGTTCCGCCCAGTTCCTGGTCGATGACCTTCATCCCCTGGTAGATTTCGGTCGATTTTTTAAAGTAGTTGATAAAGGAATTTTCCACTTCCAGTCGGGAGATGCCGACGTAGCTGAGCAGAACGATGACGGCGGCGGCAACCAGGATCAGGTTCTTGTTGTTCTCGGTAAATCGCGCCAGGGCCGGTGTAAAAGACAGGCGGGCTTCTTTCTCAGGGGGAAGCGGTGTTTTTTTCAGCAGCATCAGGGCCGCGGGAAACAGCAGAAAGGTCACCAATAGAGACACGGTGATGCCGGCCGACATCATCCAGCCGAAGGTGGCTACCGGCACCAGGTCGCACAGGATCAGGGATTCAAATCCGACCACGGTGGTCAGGGCGCCGTAAAAAGTGGGAATGAGCATGTACTGGATCATCTTGCTGCAGAGGGTATGCTGGTCATCATCGGGAAAACGGGCCTGGAGTTCCCGGTATCGCACCACCAGATGGATGGTGTAGGTCATGCTGATGATCAATTGCAGGGAGATGAAGTTGGATGACACCACGGTGACTTTCCATCCGAAAAACCCCAGCAGACCCAGTATGGCCACCGCCGAGTAGAAACAGCACAGCATGGGCAGCACCACCCAGCGGGCGCCTCTGAAGATCAGGGCCAGGGTGATGGTCAGAAAGAAGAACACGCCCGTACCGAAAATCTTCAGATCGTTTTTGACGAAACGGATCATGTCGTCGGCGATCATGCTGATTCCGCCCAGGAAGATGCGGGCGTTTTTCTGATGTTGGGCGATGATGGCCCGGATGGCGGCGATATCCTGATGCCGCTGACGGTCGGAAATTTTCCGCACCTGGTCAAGGTCATCCAGAACTTTTTTATACCGGTTCGACTCTTCATCGGTCAGCCCTTCCGCGCCCTTTTTGTCGGCCAGGCGGTCCCGTTCCAGGACCAGATCGTAGAACCGGTTTTCGGGCTTGAAGGTGACCTGGATCGAAGTGGTCTTCAGGTCCGGACTGACCAGGAGATCCTGGTAGAGGGCGCTGTTGGCCAGTTCCGCCCGGGCCATGGAACGGTCGACATCAGGAGAGGTCAGGGTGCGGATGTTGCCGGACAGTTCCTTGACCGGCACGGGCGGGCTTTCCAGCAGGGGCACGTCCAGAATCGTGATGACGGACTCCACCCGTTCCAGCTGCCGGAGTTCGTCCCGCATGTTGCCGATGTCGTTTAACACGTCGTC
It includes:
- a CDS encoding MMPL family transporter, translating into MFKIRPLLYHFFDRVILGYPRTVILCLTLFIAVLGYYTKDFKIDASSETLIKQSDESFRYAREISLRYGVTDFLFLSYTPEKDLLSDDVLNDIGNMRDELRQLERVESVITILDVPLLESPPVPVKELSGNIRTLTSPDVDRSMARAELANSALYQDLLVSPDLKTTSIQVTFKPENRFYDLVLERDRLADKKGAEGLTDEESNRYKKVLDDLDQVRKISDRQRHQDIAAIRAIIAQHQKNARIFLGGISMIADDMIRFVKNDLKIFGTGVFFFLTITLALIFRGARWVVLPMLCCFYSAVAILGLLGFFGWKVTVVSSNFISLQLIISMTYTIHLVVRYRELQARFPDDDQHTLCSKMIQYMLIPTFYGALTTVVGFESLILCDLVPVATFGWMMSAGITVSLLVTFLLFPAALMLLKKTPLPPEKEARLSFTPALARFTENNKNLILVAAAVIVLLSYVGISRLEVENSFINYFKKSTEIYQGMKVIDQELGGTTPLDIIVKLETTEEPGKAGAEKTDQELAAVESDDAFEDFEEFDDAGKDDKYWFTAAKMEEVLKIHDYLESVPEIGKVLSLGTMMKIARKFNEGKPLDNFTLSLLYTKLPEEFRGMVLTPYVSIPNNEVRFSVRIKDSEPNLRRNELIQRISRDLTGRLGLKSENVHLTGMLVLYNNMLQSLFSSQFSTLGTAVLVMMCMYIVLFRSLRLSVIAIAPNLFSIGAILGFMGWAGLPLDMMTITIASISVSIADDNIIQYICRFMEEIKTDGSYIAAMHRCHASIGYDMYYTTITLAIGFSILALSNFIPSILFGLLTSLVMIFALFASLTFLPVLIVLFKPFGPGEPAKG